In one Halorubrum sp. CBA1229 genomic region, the following are encoded:
- a CDS encoding VanZ family protein, which yields MLAYALHDSRLPEWQVFVLVFGCAVGYGVTIELLQSRLPSRTFAFGDMGVNATGAAVAVVCWRILMRYVRFYRVARATEVESPLS from the coding sequence ATGCTCGCGTACGCCCTTCATGACTCTCGCCTGCCGGAGTGGCAAGTGTTCGTCCTCGTGTTCGGCTGTGCGGTTGGCTACGGGGTGACGATTGAACTGTTGCAGTCGAGACTGCCGTCACGAACGTTTGCGTTCGGCGACATGGGCGTGAATGCAACCGGGGCGGCGGTGGCAGTTGTTTGCTGGCGGATTCTCATGCGGTACGTCCGATTCTATCGAGTGGCGCGAGCAACTGAAGTTGAATCGCCACTCAGCTAA
- a CDS encoding BGTF surface domain-containing protein, whose protein sequence is MTNDNTTRKKANAVFFAAVMVISMVAVGFAAAPAAAANIQTAEYDQEADSGDTAYQGQELIFDISSVQGNTDENLELRELDTSESPAQIGGLEAALDPEDGDYVVIDTSNREAGQYVITTQSSGDEFNTSEGDIRFEVVAQDLTTEFDDDEVGDSGDDALVDYEIDSDARNEYVVNVQADGLDAGDLEDIFTGSGNASYDRDVTENITDEDGDWDRYEVSAWANNSSQQDVDYALNEDDDIITLFDAEDSDHELDFTDIDQDEYEFEVSVVDSTAEDTDTINVTEADEGELDIADSVVEQQGDVAEITVQLDNTDQGTLVIGNEEDDGYQANVTIEDEEDDEVVVLFNTYAAGDANASPDDIVYTDDDDAEVSLANDSDLTDILDTGTYDLAVGPYTNSSDSQRFIDTIEDPDTISSLSIQERSETSLALWRTSESVEEDVAEELGDENESATVELINSAVEGDLVTETDTLAVDDDGSRSDVLVHQLTASGLEGVLESADGDSLGQGDRTTQLYALLQETNDYDSKSDYSDLANGSDDKVEMVLELQNPGPNEPTTSIDVNEDISSTAFSDIFTVVYDEDTDNYYIVANTDELNDEVSEDIEDEDEYEVQINVQDARLLDTLEEDDEDAFEDAFLENSASFTAEAAEGEFDNEDDIQVEAAEEQSITGTTNVAPGTEIDVRVRSDDDASTSFIQNDEDLIVTPDGTFEATFDFSETEVNDTFEASVRQAAFDATSDGTVVETVEERASFDVSDLSPQEATATAGDSVTVSATIENTGNAEGTQDVALTLDGEELDSQETTLEAGGSTTVEFTADTSGLDAGDYEHGIATDNDEETGTLTIEEDTGDDTGDDTGDDTGDDTGDDTGDDTGDDTGDDTGDDSGTDDSTPGFGALVALVALIAAALLATRRNE, encoded by the coding sequence ATGACAAACGACAATACAACACGCAAGAAGGCTAATGCAGTCTTCTTCGCAGCGGTCATGGTTATCTCCATGGTCGCAGTTGGCTTTGCAGCTGCTCCCGCAGCTGCAGCCAATATTCAGACTGCAGAGTACGACCAAGAAGCAGATAGCGGCGATACTGCGTACCAGGGCCAAGAGCTCATCTTCGACATAAGCAGTGTTCAGGGTAACACTGACGAAAACCTCGAGCTCCGAGAGCTTGACACAAGTGAGAGCCCAGCCCAGATCGGTGGTCTGGAAGCAGCACTTGACCCCGAGGATGGCGACTACGTCGTCATCGATACTTCCAACCGTGAGGCTGGCCAATACGTCATCACCACGCAGAGCAGCGGTGACGAGTTCAACACTAGTGAGGGCGACATCCGGTTCGAAGTTGTCGCCCAAGATCTGACGACCGAGTTTGACGACGACGAAGTCGGCGACTCTGGTGACGACGCGCTTGTCGATTACGAGATCGATTCAGACGCGCGTAACGAATACGTCGTCAACGTCCAGGCAGACGGCCTCGACGCGGGCGATCTTGAAGACATCTTCACCGGTAGCGGGAACGCGTCCTACGACCGTGATGTTACAGAGAACATCACGGACGAGGACGGCGACTGGGACCGCTATGAAGTCTCCGCTTGGGCTAACAATTCTAGTCAGCAGGATGTAGACTACGCGCTCAACGAAGATGATGACATCATCACGCTGTTTGACGCTGAGGACAGCGATCACGAACTTGACTTCACTGATATCGATCAGGACGAGTACGAGTTCGAAGTGAGCGTAGTTGACTCGACTGCTGAGGACACCGATACGATCAACGTCACCGAGGCCGATGAAGGCGAACTCGACATCGCTGATTCGGTCGTTGAGCAGCAGGGTGACGTCGCCGAGATCACCGTCCAACTCGACAACACCGATCAGGGTACACTCGTGATCGGTAACGAAGAGGACGACGGATACCAGGCGAACGTGACTATTGAGGACGAGGAAGACGACGAAGTGGTTGTCCTCTTCAACACGTACGCAGCTGGAGACGCCAACGCGAGTCCGGACGACATCGTCTACACGGACGATGACGACGCGGAAGTGTCACTTGCGAATGATTCGGACCTGACCGACATCCTTGATACGGGTACGTACGACCTTGCGGTCGGCCCGTACACCAACAGCAGTGACAGCCAGCGGTTCATCGACACGATCGAGGATCCGGACACGATCTCCTCGCTCTCAATTCAGGAGCGGTCCGAGACGAGCCTCGCGCTCTGGCGGACCAGCGAGAGCGTTGAGGAAGACGTCGCAGAGGAACTCGGCGATGAAAACGAGAGCGCCACGGTCGAACTGATCAACAGCGCCGTCGAAGGCGACCTCGTCACGGAGACTGACACGCTTGCCGTCGATGACGACGGCTCGCGCAGCGACGTGCTCGTCCACCAGCTCACCGCGAGTGGGCTGGAGGGCGTCCTCGAGAGCGCCGATGGAGATAGCCTCGGCCAGGGCGATCGGACGACCCAGCTCTACGCGCTTCTCCAGGAGACGAACGATTACGACAGCAAATCGGATTACTCCGACCTTGCCAACGGTAGCGATGACAAGGTCGAAATGGTTCTGGAACTCCAGAACCCCGGTCCGAACGAGCCGACCACCTCGATCGACGTGAACGAGGACATCAGTAGTACTGCATTCTCGGACATCTTCACGGTTGTCTACGACGAGGACACAGACAACTACTACATCGTCGCAAACACCGATGAACTCAACGATGAGGTCAGTGAGGACATCGAGGATGAGGACGAGTACGAGGTCCAGATCAACGTGCAGGACGCGCGGCTGCTGGACACTCTCGAAGAGGATGACGAAGATGCCTTCGAGGATGCGTTCCTCGAGAACTCGGCCTCGTTCACGGCTGAAGCAGCCGAGGGCGAGTTCGACAACGAGGACGATATCCAAGTCGAAGCCGCTGAAGAGCAGTCCATCACGGGTACGACTAACGTTGCGCCCGGGACGGAAATCGACGTGCGCGTCCGCAGCGACGACGACGCGTCGACAAGCTTCATCCAGAACGACGAGGACCTCATCGTGACGCCCGACGGCACGTTCGAGGCCACCTTCGACTTCAGTGAAACCGAAGTGAACGACACGTTCGAGGCGTCTGTGCGCCAGGCTGCCTTCGACGCCACTTCTGACGGGACGGTCGTCGAAACAGTTGAGGAGCGAGCGAGCTTCGATGTCTCGGACCTCAGCCCGCAGGAAGCCACCGCGACGGCTGGCGACTCAGTGACCGTCTCCGCGACGATCGAGAACACCGGCAACGCAGAGGGTACTCAGGATGTCGCGCTCACGCTTGACGGCGAGGAGCTCGACAGCCAGGAGACCACTCTGGAGGCCGGCGGTAGCACCACCGTTGAGTTCACTGCCGACACGTCCGGCCTTGACGCTGGTGACTACGAACACGGTATCGCCACCGACAACGACGAAGAGACCGGTACGCTCACCATCGAAGAGGATACTGGTGACGACACCGGCGACGACACTGGTGACGACACCGGTGACGATACTGGTGACGACACTGGTGACGACACTGGTGACGACACTGGTGACGACACTGGTGACGATAGCGGCACGGACGACAGCACGCCCGGCTTCGGCGCGCTCGTCGCCCTCGTCGCTCTCATCGCGGCTGCGCTCCTCGCTACGCGGCGTAACGAGTAA
- a CDS encoding CARDB domain-containing protein translates to MSSRKAAAICGCALVIFAAVTLAGGIGIGGSAAAVNAEFEVTNANLAETEIVEGEAATITADITNDGTESGTFTAKLQSDAEGVINTTDVEVGAGETQTVEFTQPFEAAGTYELSVNEVAAGTLTVVEPEPANISVTDAELSPTRINPGETVTVTATVVNDGGSAGDFTADLNINGMTNESETGTLGADEQTTVEFTPSFEEAGTYDITVNTESAGTLTVSEPAAFEISNAQLAENTILAGDNAVVSAEVTNIGDTEGEFTAEFRATDEDENTQTVDTHSVTLAGGDSQQVELRGPVEQPGEYDMQVNQTDAGTLTVESPANLTVTDAELEDDVVSVDDEVTVNAIIKNTGDREGSLSVTVAADGTSKTTKEVTLGPGEQSTEQLTYIATAAGESEIMVNGVTAGTLTVVRPATFRTTNADLEPDTVLEGESTEVTATIVNVGTESGTHTATLVANNESVASQELDIGPGGSETVVFSQAFDTADEYAIAVNDNPAGTLRVLEPANVTIRETTLSAETITTGESATVTVELANDGDVDGEFTTELRDDNTTLESDTRTVGSDASETVRFNRTFERGEYNLSVNDDPVGTLAVLEPADVSLGATTVAPESVEVNESVTLTIELRNDGEATGQRDVDIALGDGTTVQRTPDVPAGGTTLTISHAYNATGEYPVTVDETTVANVTVVDPQNNGGSGGGGGSSGSSGSSGSAPTGGPEPTVIRSESNEGVTVSVAGATGERYEIAVDLAGPSDSQPAVSVSSVGVDPVGDPAVYETTIGRPTADPAGRDPVPHGVALGYMGFNSSLGAADTSAATLQFTVDEETIPDGLDQTDIAVLRYSDGEWTTATVTHTIEDTTHSVTLPHAAPVAVVALEPGRVDIVESGVPADRVRAGYETTLRTTVENPGDRSATRTLTVSMNGEAVTEREVTLGPGENTTVEIRFQPPESGPVSLEGSEVGAISLFGDDGGDATSPGAETDESAPGFGVIATVLALVVTARVVRRRR, encoded by the coding sequence ATGTCCAGCCGCAAGGCTGCCGCCATCTGTGGTTGCGCTCTAGTTATTTTTGCAGCGGTTACCCTCGCAGGAGGGATTGGCATCGGAGGCTCAGCCGCCGCCGTTAACGCCGAGTTTGAAGTGACGAACGCCAACCTTGCGGAGACGGAAATCGTAGAGGGAGAGGCCGCCACGATCACAGCAGACATCACGAACGACGGTACGGAGTCCGGAACGTTCACGGCCAAACTTCAGAGCGATGCAGAGGGCGTCATCAACACCACAGACGTTGAGGTCGGAGCTGGTGAGACGCAGACCGTCGAGTTCACTCAACCGTTTGAGGCAGCAGGAACCTACGAACTCAGCGTAAACGAGGTGGCTGCAGGAACACTCACCGTCGTCGAACCAGAGCCGGCAAACATCTCGGTCACAGATGCGGAGCTTTCACCAACGCGCATCAATCCAGGCGAGACAGTAACAGTCACGGCGACCGTCGTAAACGACGGCGGCAGTGCAGGCGATTTTACTGCCGATCTCAACATTAACGGGATGACGAATGAGTCGGAGACAGGGACACTTGGTGCCGATGAGCAGACGACCGTTGAGTTCACGCCGAGCTTCGAGGAGGCGGGAACGTACGACATTACTGTCAACACTGAATCGGCTGGAACCCTCACCGTTTCAGAACCTGCGGCGTTTGAGATCTCCAACGCACAGCTCGCTGAGAACACCATCTTGGCAGGCGACAACGCAGTCGTCTCCGCCGAGGTAACAAATATCGGTGATACCGAGGGGGAATTCACTGCCGAATTCCGCGCGACAGACGAGGATGAAAACACCCAGACGGTCGATACACACTCGGTGACGCTTGCAGGTGGCGACTCACAACAGGTCGAACTCCGTGGACCTGTCGAGCAGCCCGGCGAGTACGATATGCAGGTCAACCAAACGGATGCTGGGACACTAACAGTCGAGTCGCCGGCCAATTTGACTGTCACAGATGCGGAACTCGAGGATGACGTGGTATCCGTGGATGATGAGGTCACCGTCAACGCCATCATCAAGAACACCGGTGACCGTGAGGGGAGCCTCTCAGTTACGGTGGCGGCCGACGGAACGAGCAAGACAACCAAAGAAGTGACTCTTGGCCCCGGAGAGCAGAGTACGGAACAACTCACCTACATAGCGACTGCCGCCGGGGAGTCCGAAATCATGGTTAACGGTGTGACTGCCGGAACGCTCACTGTGGTCCGCCCGGCGACGTTCCGAACGACAAATGCGGATCTCGAGCCAGACACAGTCCTTGAGGGCGAATCCACCGAGGTAACTGCAACCATCGTGAATGTTGGGACCGAGTCAGGAACACACACCGCAACGTTGGTCGCCAACAACGAGTCGGTCGCGAGCCAAGAGCTCGATATCGGTCCTGGCGGCAGCGAGACCGTCGTCTTCTCACAGGCGTTCGACACGGCAGACGAGTACGCGATCGCGGTGAACGACAACCCGGCTGGCACGCTCCGAGTCCTCGAACCCGCGAATGTCACGATCCGTGAGACGACCTTGTCGGCCGAGACGATTACCACCGGTGAGTCTGCCACAGTAACCGTCGAACTCGCAAACGATGGTGACGTGGACGGCGAGTTCACGACGGAACTTCGAGACGACAACACCACACTCGAGAGTGATACCCGGACGGTCGGCTCGGATGCGAGCGAGACGGTTCGCTTCAATCGGACGTTCGAACGGGGAGAGTACAATCTCAGCGTTAACGACGATCCTGTTGGGACCCTTGCCGTCCTCGAACCCGCAGATGTGTCGCTTGGAGCGACAACAGTTGCTCCCGAATCAGTTGAGGTCAACGAGTCGGTCACACTCACTATCGAACTGCGGAACGACGGTGAAGCCACAGGCCAACGAGACGTCGATATCGCGCTTGGTGACGGCACTACTGTCCAGCGAACCCCCGACGTGCCCGCAGGCGGAACGACACTGACGATCAGCCATGCATACAACGCCACCGGCGAGTACCCCGTCACGGTCGATGAGACGACCGTCGCGAACGTCACCGTTGTCGACCCGCAAAATAACGGCGGCTCCGGTGGCGGCGGCGGATCGTCCGGGTCATCGGGGTCGTCAGGATCGGCTCCGACGGGCGGGCCAGAGCCAACCGTGATTCGGTCTGAGTCGAACGAGGGCGTCACGGTCAGCGTTGCCGGTGCGACTGGCGAGCGCTACGAGATCGCCGTCGACCTTGCCGGCCCGTCGGACTCCCAACCCGCCGTGTCAGTGTCCTCGGTCGGAGTGGATCCAGTTGGAGATCCTGCGGTGTACGAAACAACGATCGGCCGACCAACAGCCGACCCAGCTGGTCGCGATCCCGTCCCCCATGGGGTGGCACTCGGGTACATGGGATTCAATTCGTCGCTTGGCGCAGCCGACACGAGTGCGGCGACACTCCAATTTACGGTCGATGAGGAGACGATCCCGGATGGGCTGGATCAAACGGATATCGCCGTACTGCGGTACTCTGACGGCGAGTGGACAACGGCGACCGTCACCCATACGATCGAGGATACCACCCACTCCGTGACGCTGCCACACGCTGCGCCCGTGGCTGTGGTCGCACTCGAACCGGGGCGAGTCGATATCGTCGAGAGTGGAGTGCCAGCCGATCGGGTGCGGGCGGGCTACGAGACGACGCTCCGAACGACCGTCGAAAATCCCGGTGACCGCTCGGCAACCCGAACACTCACCGTCAGCATGAATGGTGAGGCGGTCACCGAACGAGAGGTGACACTCGGCCCCGGTGAGAACACGACCGTCGAGATCAGGTTCCAACCACCCGAAAGCGGACCAGTCTCACTCGAGGGGAGCGAGGTCGGCGCGATCTCCCTGTTCGGTGACGACGGAGGCGACGCGACGTCACCGGGCGCCGAGACGGACGAGAGCGCGCCGGGGTTCGGTGTGATCGCCACGGTGCTTGCACTCGTTGTGACAGCACGTGTGGTCCGGCGTCGACGATAG